One Oryza brachyantha chromosome 3, ObraRS2, whole genome shotgun sequence DNA segment encodes these proteins:
- the LOC102713729 gene encoding probable inactive receptor kinase At1g48480, whose protein sequence is MRAAWRPVWGRRGVTLGMGLLVVVVAMAGADDLAGDARALLAFRDAVGRHVGWNGSDPGGACSWTGVTCEGGRVAVLRLPGAALAGQVPEGTLGNLTALHTLSLRLNALSGALPGDLASASALRNVFLNGNKFSGEFPQALLALPGLIRLALGGNDLSGALPPALGNLTRLKVLLLENNRFSGEIPDLKQPLQQFNVSFNQLNGSIPATLRSMPRSAFLGTGLCGGPLGPCPGEASPSPAPGAGGQPASPTPANNGGKGGGNDGGSAKKSKKLSGGAIAGIAIGSVVGAALLLFLLVCLCCRSGRTKTRSVEMPPPSSTPAVVTAGRKPPEMTSAAAVAPMATVGHPHAPLGQSTSGKKLIFFGSAAAVSPFDLEDLLRASAEVLGKGAFGTTYKAVLESGATVAVKRLKDVTLSEPEFRDRIADIGELQHEFIVPLRAYYYSKDEKLLVYDFMPMGSLSAVLHGNRGSGRTPLNWETRSSIALAAARGVEYIHSTSSSASHGNIKSSNVLLTKSYQARVSDNGLSALVGPSSAPSRATGYRAPEVTDPRRVPQKADVYSFGVLLLELLTGKAPSQAALNDEGVDLPRWVQSVVRSEWTAEVFDMELLRYQHVEEQMVQLLQLAIDCVASVPDARPSMPHVVLRIEEIRKSSERVEGRDHQQQASNLEQGDDQTSKPESAEGTNPFAP, encoded by the exons atGCGGGCCGCGTGGCGGCCGGTGTggggccgccgcggcgtcacGCTGGGGATGGGGCTCCTGGTGGTGGTTGTGGCGATGGCGGGGGCAGACGACCTGGCGGGGGACGCGAGGGCGCTGCTGGCGTTCAGGGACGCGGTGGGGAGGCACGTGGGGTGGAACGGGAGCGACCCGGGGGGCGCGTGCTCGTGGACGGGGGTGACCTGCGAGGGCGGCCGGGTGGCGGTGCTGCGGCTGCCCGGGGCGGCGCTGGCGGGGCAGGTGCCGGAGGGGACGCTCGGGAACCTGACGGCGCTCCACACGCTCAGCCTCCGCCTCAACGCGCTCTCCGGCGCGCTCCCTGGTgacctcgcctccgcctcggccctCCGCAACGTGTTCCTCAACGGGAACAAGTTCTCCGGCGAGTTCCCGCAGGCGTTGCTCGCGCTCCCGGGCCTCATCCGCCTCGCGCTCGGCGGGAACGACCTGTCGGGGGCACTCCCTCCGGCGCTGGGTAACCTCACGCGCCTCAAGGTTCTCCTCCTCGAGAACAACCGCTTCAGCGGCGAGATTCCGGACCTCAAGCAGCCGCTGCAGCAGTTCAACGTGTCGTTTAACCAGTTGAACGGATCCATCCCGGCCACGTTACGGTCCATGCCGCGCTCGGCGTTCCTGGGGACGGGGTTGTGCGGTGGGCCCTTGGGCCCTTGCCCTGGTGAGGCCTCGCCTTCCCCTGCTCCGGGAGCGGGAGGACAgccggcgtcgccgactcCGGCGAACAACGGCGGCAAAGGCGGGGGAAATGATGGTGGAAGTGCAAAGAAGAGTAAGAAGCTATCTGGCGGCGCCATTGCAGGAATCGCCATAGGCTCCGTGGTGGGAGCGGCGCTCCTCCTGTTCCTCCTTGTTTGCCTCTGTTGCAGGTCGGGGCGTACCAAGACGCGGTCTGTGGAGATGCCGCCTCCATCTTCGACTCCTGCCGTTGTCACAGCTGGCAGGAAACCACCTGAGATGACCAGCGCCGCGGCCGTAGCTCCCATGGCTACCGTGGGCCATCCTCACGCCCCTCTCGGTCAGTCGACTTCAGGGAAGAAGCTGATATTCTTCGGGTCGGCAGCAGCAGTGTCGCCCTTCGACCTGGAGGACCTGCTACGTGCATCTGCTGAGGTGCTTGGGAAAGGCGCATTCGGGACGACGTACAAAGCTGTGCTTGAATCTGGGGCAACCGTGGCAGTGAAGCGGCTCAAAGATGTTACCCTGTCCGAGCCAGAGTTCCGTGACCGGATTGCTGACATTGGTGAGCTTCAGCATGAGTTCATCGTTCCCCTTCGTGCCTATTACTACAGCAAAGATGAGAAGCTACTCGTCTACGACTTCATGCCCATGGGCAGCCTCTCTGCAGTTTTGCATG GGAACAGAGGTTCTGGTCGTACACCGCTTAACTGGGAGACAAGATCAAGCATTGCCCTTGCTGCAGCCCGTGGTGTCGAGTACATTCACTCAACAAGCTCATCAGCATCCCATGGCAACATCAAGTCATCCAATGTCCTCCTAACCAAGTCGTATCAAGCACGTGTATCAGACAATGGGCTTTCTGCTCTTGTTGGTCCGTCGTCTGCACCATCCCGTGCCACTGGATACCGTGCTCCAGAGGTTACTGATCCCCGAAGGGTACCCCAGAAGGCAGATGTGTACAGCTTTGGCGTTCTCTTGCTTGAGCTGCTCACAGGCAAGGCCCCCAGTCAGGCTGCTCTTAACGATGAGGGTGTTGACCTTCCCAGGTGGGTTCAGTCAGTTGTTCGCTCGGAATGGACGGCAGAGGTGTTTGATATGGAGCTCCTGAGATATCAGCATGTCGAGGAACAAATGGTTCAGTTACTGCAGCTTGCCATAGATTGTGTTGCTTCAGTCCCAGATGCCCGACCTTCAATGCCGCATGTTGTCTTGCGGATTGAGGAGATCAGAAAGTCAAGCGAAAGAGTGGAAGGTAGAGATCATCAGCAGCAGGCATCAAATCTCGAACAAGGCGATGATCAGACTTCTAAGCCAGAATCCGCCGAGGGGACCAATCCTTTTGCCCCTTGA
- the LOC102713531 gene encoding phosphoglucomutase, cytoplasmic 2 gives MVLFSVTKKATTPFDGQKPGTSGLRKKVTVFQQPHYLQNFVQSTFNALPADKVKGATIVVSGDGRYFSKDAVQIITKMAAANGVRRVWVGQNSLMSTPAVSGVIRERVAADGSKATGAFILTASHNPGGPTEDFGIKYNMENGGPAPESVTDKIFSNTKTITEYLIAEDLPDVDISVVGVTSFSGPEGPFDVDVFDSTIDYIKLMKTIFDFESIKKLLASPKFTFCYDALHGVAGNYAKRIFVEELGADESSLLNCVPKEDFGGGHPDPNLTYAKELVDRMGLGKSSNVEPPEFGAAADGDADRNMILGKRFFVTPSDSVAIIAANAVQSIPYFASGLKGVARSMPTSAALDVVAKNLNLKFFEVPTGWKFFGNLMDAGMCSICGEESFGTGSDHIREKDGIWAVLAWLSILAFKNKDNLGGDKLVTVEDIVHQHWGTYGRHYYTRYDYENVDAGAAKELMANLVSMQSSLSDVNKLIKEIRSDVSDVVAADEFEYKDPVDGSVSKHQGIRYLFGDGSRLVFRLSGTGSVGATIRVYIEQYENDSSKTGRDSQDALAPLVDVALKLSKMQEYTGRSAPTVIT, from the exons ATGGTGCTCTTCTCGGTGACGAAGAAGGCCACCACGCCCTTCGACGGCCAGAAGCCCGGCACCTCCGGCCTCCGCAAGAAG GTTACTGTATTCCAGCAGCCTCATTACCTCCAGAACTTTGTGCAATCCACATTTAATGCCCTTCCTGCCGACAAAGTAAAAG GTGCTACCATTGTTGTGTCTGGTGATGGCCGCTATTTCTCGAAGGATGCTGTTCAG ATCATTACAAAAATGGCTGCTGCTAATGGAGTAAGACGTGTTTGGGTTGGACAAAACAGCTTAATGTCCACTCCAGCTGTATCTGGTGTCATCCGTGAAAGAGTTGCTGCAGAT GGATCAAAGGCTACTGGTGCGTTCATCTTAACAGCGAGTCACAACCCAGGTGGTCCTACTGAG GACTTTGGGATcaaatataacatggaaaatggTGGACCTGCCCCTGAATCGGTCACCGACAAGATTTTCTCTAATACAAAGACAATTACTGAATACCTCATCGCCGAAGACCTTCCAGAT GTTGATATTTCTGTGGTAGGTGTCACTAGCTTCAGTGGACCTGAAGGACCTTTTGATGTTGATGTCTTCGACTCCACTATTGATTACATAAAGTTAATGAA GACAATCTTTGACTTTGAgtcaattaaaaaacttttgGCATCTCCGAAGTTTACATTCTG TTATGATGCCCTCCATGGTGTTGCTGGGAATTATGCAAAGCGCATCTTTGTTGAAGAGCTTGGTGCTGATGAAAGCTCATTGTTGAACTGTGTTCCAAAG GAAGACTTTGGAGGGGGCCACCCAGATCCTAACCTCACCTATGCAAAAGAACTAGTTGATCGGATGGGTCTTGGAAAGTCCTCAAATGTTGAACCCCCAGAATTTGGTGCTGCAGCTGATGGAGATGCTGACCGCAACATGATTCTGGGCAAAAG ATTCTTCGTGACACCTTCAGATTCGGTTGCCATTATTGCAGCCAACGCTGTTCAGTCGATTCCTTACTTTGCTTCTGGCCTGAAGGGAGTTGCCAG GAGCATGCCCACATCAGCTGCCCTTGATGTTGTTGCGAAGAATTTGAATCTCAAGTTCTTTGAG GTGCCTACTGGGTGGAAGTTTTTTGGGAACTTGATGGACGCCGGAATGTGCTCAATTTGTGGTGAAGAGAGCTTTGGCACTG GTTCTGACCACATTCGTGAGAAAGATGGTATTTGGGCTGTTCTTGCATGGTTGTCTATTCTTGCTTTCAAGAACAAGGACAACCTTGGAGGAGATAAGCTTGTTACTGTTGAAGATATCGTTCATCAGCACTGGGGTACTTATGGTCGCCATTATTATACACGATATGACTATGAG AATGTCGACGCAGGAGCTGCTAAGGAACTTATGGCAAACCTTGTCAGCATGCAGTCGTCCCTTTCTGATGTTAACAA ATTGATTAAGGAGATCCGATCAGATGTTTCTGATGTGGTTGCTGCTGATGAGTTCGAGTATAAGGATCCTGTTGATGGCTCTGTCTCCAAGCATCAGGGTATCCGCTACCTCTTCGGAGATGGTTCCAGACTG GTATTCCGTCTCTCTGGAACTGGTTCTGTCGGTGCCACTATTCGTGTCTACATCGAGCAGTATGAGAATGATTCTTCCAAGACTGGAAGGGATTCTCAGGATGCCCTTGCTCCTCTG GTTGATGTTGCACTGAAGCTTTCCAAAATGCAAGAGTACACTGGCCGATCTGCGCCCACCGTGATCACATAA
- the LOC102714002 gene encoding glutamine synthetase cytosolic isozyme 1-3 produces MSLLTDLVNIDLSESTDKIIAEYVWVGGTGMDMRSKARTLSGPVDDPSKLPKWNFDGSSTGQATGDDSEVILHPQAIFRDPFRKGNNILVMCDCYAPNGEPIPSNKRYNAAKIFSHPDVKAEEPWFGIEQEYTLLQKHINWPLGWPLGGYPGPQGPYYCAAGADKSYGRDIVDAHYKACLFAGINISGINAEVMPGQWEFQIGPVAGVSAGDHVWVARYILERITEIAGVIVSFDPKPIPGDWNGAGAHTNYSTKSMRSDGGYEAIEKAIGKLGMRHREHIAAYGDGNDRRLTGRHETADINNFVWGVANRGASVRVGRDTERDGKGYFEDRRPASNMDPYVVTAIIAETTILWEPSHSHSNGK; encoded by the exons atgtcTCTGCTCACTGACCTCGTCAACATTGACCTGTCGGAGAGCACCGACAAGATCATCGCCGAGTACGTATG GGTTGGTGGTACTGGGATGGATATGAGGAGCAAAGCCAGA ACGTTGTCTGGACCTGTTGATGACCCAAGCAAGCTTCCAAAGTGGAACTTTGATGGCTCCAGCACCGGCCAGGCTACTGGTGACGACAGTGAAGTCATCCTCCA CCCTCAAGCCATCTTCAGAGACCCATTCAGGAAGGGGAATAACATCCTG GTCATGTGTGACTGTTATGCACCAAATGGTGAACCGATTCCAAGCAACAAGAGATACAATGCAGCAAAGATATTCAGTCATCCTGATGTCAAGGCTGAAGAACCATG GTTTGGGATTGAGCAAGAGTACACCCTTCTTCAGAAGCACATCAACTGGCCTCTTGGCTGGCCTCTAGGTGGCTACCCAGGTCCTCAG GGTCCTTACTACTGCGCTGCTGGAGCCGATAAATCTTACGGGCGTGACATCGTTGATGCGCACTACAAGGCCTGCCTGTTTGCCGGCATCAACATCAGCGGGATCAACGCTGAAGTCATGCCAGGACAG TGGGAGTTCCAAATTGGTCCTGTCGCCGGTGTCTCGGCTGGCGACCATGTCTGGGTAGCACGGTACATTCTTGAG AGGATCACTGAGATCGCTGGCGTCATCGTCTCCTTCGACCCCAAGCCCATTCCG GGAGACTGGAATGGCGCCGGCGCTCACACCAACTACAG CACCAAGTCGATGAGGAGCGACGGGGGGTACGAGGCGATCGAGAAGGCGATCGGGAAGCTGGGCATGCGCCACCGCGAGCACATCGCCGCctacggcgacggcaacgaccgCCGCCTCACCGGCCGCCACGAGACCGCCgacatcaacaacttcgtctgG GGCGTGGCGAACCGTGGCGCGTCGGTGCGTGTCGGCCGCGACACCGAGAGGGACGGCAAAG GTTACTTCGAGGACAGGAGGCCGGCGTCCAACATGGATCCGTACGTGGTGACCGCCATCATCGCCGAGACCACCATCCTCTGGGAGCCGAGCCACAGCCACTCGAACGGCAAGTGA